The Cryptomeria japonica unplaced genomic scaffold, Sugi_1.0 HiC_scaffold_116, whole genome shotgun sequence genome contains a region encoding:
- the LOC131865680 gene encoding aspartic proteinase nepenthesin-1-like: MERSKLLGFVVLICFTIPTISCSSDRLFSGWPKSSSDENVKIRVNMTRRSERELGFSERLGLAVDRSKKRMKKIEALIRGQLDAETPVEVGDGEFLMSVALGTPSVSFEAIVDTGSDLIWTQCKPCKDCFSQPTPIFDPSKSPTFSTIPCGDSLCDALGSTQTGCNPDCTFMYQYGDGSFTSGDLAYETLSIGSSKVKGIAFGCGYDNEGQGFSQGGGLVGLGRGGLSLISQLGSKAENMFSYCLLPITDSSSQTSPLFFGEGASLSGGAKTLPLIKSSIIPTFWYIPITGITLNGKALDIPPGTFDLQSDGSGGMIIDSGTTVTILDQAAYSPLKEAIQSAIDLTPVDGSSTGLDLCYHTSSAHLTLPTLVFNFKGGVDYELPADNFFIQASENLLCLAMLGEPSGNPSIFGNIQQQNFHILYNNAQNTLSFKPTKCDSL; the protein is encoded by the coding sequence atggagCGTTCAAAGCTGTTGGGTTTTGTGGTCTTGATATGCTTTACTATTCCAACGATATCATGTTCTTCGGACAGACTGTTTAGTGGTTGGCCGAAGTCTAGCAGcgatgaaaatgtaaaaataaggGTGAATATGACGCGCAGATCAGAGAGAGAGTTGGGTTTTTCTGAGAGATTGGGTTTGGCTGTGGATCGAAGTAAGAAGCGAATGAAGAAGATAGAGGCATTGATAAGAGGGCAATTAGACGCTGAAACGCCCGTTGAAGTAGGGGATGGAGAATTTCTGATGAGCGTTGCACTGGGAACGCCCTCTGTGAGCTTCGAAGCGATTGTGGACACGGGGAGCGATCTGATTTGGACTCAGTGCAAGCCTTGCAAGGACTGCTTCTCTCAGCCTACGCCAATCTTCGACCCCTCCAAGTCCCCCACATTTTCCACAATTCCCTGCGGTGATTCTCTTTGTGACGCCTTGGGGAGTACACAAACCGGATGCAATCCAGATTGTACCTTTATGTATCAGTATGGCGATGGTTCCTTCACCAGCGGCGACCTGGCTTACGAGACATTGTCAATTGGGAGCAGCAAGGTTAAAGGCATTGCATTTGGATGCGGGTATGACAACGAAGGACAAGGATTCTCTCAGGGTGGTGGCCTTGTGGGACTGGGAAGAGGTGGTCTCTCCCTTATCTCACAGCTGGGTTCCAAAGCAGAGAACATGTTCTCTTACTGTCTTTTGCCCATCACCGACTCTTCTTCACAAACCAGCCCCCTCTTTTTCGGCGAGGGTGCTTCCTTGAGCGGAGGAGCCAAGACTCTCCCACTCATCAAGAGCAGTATCATTCCCACTTTCTGGTACATTCCTATTACAGGAATcaccctcaatggtaaggcactagATATTCCTCCTGGAACTTTCGATCTGCAATCCGACGGCAGCGGAGGTATGATCATCGACTCCGGAACCACTGTTACCATTCTGGACCAGGCTGCCTACTCTCCTCTTAAGGAAGCAATTCAGTCCGCCATTGATCTCACTCCTGTAGACGGGTCTTCTACAGGTTTGGATCTTTGTTACCACACATCATCCGCTCACCTCACCTTGCCAACCCTCGTCTTCAACTTCAAAGGCGGCGTGGATTACGAGCTTCCGGCAGACAACTTTTTCATTCAGGCATCTGAAAATCTCTTGTGCCTGGCAATGTTGGGTGAACCATCGGGGAATCCTTCCATCTTCGGAAACATACAGCAGCAAAACTTCCATATCCTTTACAACAATGCTCAGAACACGCTCTCTTTCAAGCCCACTAAGTGTGATTCTCTTTaa
- the LOC131865681 gene encoding aspartic proteinase nepenthesin-1-like: MERSKLLGFVVLICFTIPTISCSSDRLFSGWPKSSSDENVKIRVNMTRRSERELGFSERLGLAVDRSKKRMKKIEALIRGQLDAETPVEVGDGEFLVSVALGTPSVSFEAIVDTGSDLIWTQCKPCKDCFSQPTPIFDPSKSPTFSTIPCGDSLCDALGSTQTGCNPDCTFMYQYGDGSFTSGDLAYETLSIGSSKVKGIAFGCGHDNEGQGFSQGGGLVGLGRGGLSLISQLGSKAENMFSYCLLPITDSSSQTSPLFFGDGASLSGGAKTLPLIKSSIIPTFWYIPITGITLNGKALDIPPGTFDLQSDGSGGMIIDSGTTVTILDQAAYSPLKEAIQSAIDLTPVDGSSTGLDLCYHTSSAHLTLPTLVFNFKGGVDYELPADNFFIQASENLLCLAMLGEPSGNPSIFGNIQQQNFHILYNNAQNTLSFKPTKCDSL, encoded by the coding sequence atggagCGTTCAAAGCTGTTGGGTTTTGTGGTCTTGATATGCTTTACTATTCCAACGATATCATGTTCTTCGGACAGACTGTTTAGTGGTTGGCCGAAGTCTAGCAGcgatgaaaatgtaaaaataaggGTGAATATGACGCGCAGATCAGAGAGAGAGTTGGGTTTTTCTGAGAGATTGGGTTTGGCTGTGGATCGAAGTAAGAAGCGAATGAAGAAGATAGAGGCATTGATAAGAGGGCAATTAGACGCTGAAACGCCCGTTGAAGTAGGGGATGGAGAATTTCTGGTGAGCGTTGCACTGGGAACGCCCTCTGTGAGCTTCGAAGCGATTGTGGACACGGGGAGCGATCTGATTTGGACTCAGTGCAAGCCTTGCAAGGACTGCTTCTCTCAGCCTACGCCAATCTTCGACCCCTCCAAGTCCCCCACATTTTCCACAATTCCCTGCGGTGATTCTCTTTGTGACGCCTTGGGGAGTACACAAACCGGATGCAATCCAGATTGTACCTTTATGTATCAGTATGGCGATGGTTCCTTCACCAGCGGCGACCTGGCTTACGAGACATTGTCAATTGGGAGCAGCAAGGTTAAAGGCATTGcatttggatgcgggcatgacaacGAAGGACAAGGATTCTCTCAGGGTGGTGGCCTTGTGGGACTGGGAAGAGGTGGTCTCTCCCTTATCTCACAGCTGGGTTCCAAAGCAGAGAACATGTTCTCTTACTGTCTTTTGCCCATCACCGACTCTTCTTCACAAACCAGCCCCCTCTTTTTCGGCGACGGTGCTTCCTTGAGCGGAGGAGCCAAGACTCTCCCACTCATCAAGAGCAGTATCATTCCCACTTTCTGGTACATTCCTATTACAGGAATcaccctcaatggtaaggcactagATATTCCTCCTGGAACTTTCGATCTGCAATCGGACGGCAGCGGAGGTATGATCATCGACTCCGGAACCACTGTTACCATTCTGGACCAGGCTGCCTACTCTCCTCTTAAGGAAGCAATTCAGTCCGCCATTGATCTCACTCCTGTAGACGGGTCTTCTACAGGTTTGGATCTTTGTTACCACACATCATCCGCTCACCTCACCTTGCCAACCCTCGTCTTCAACTTCAAAGGCGGCGTGGATTACGAGCTTCCGGCAGACAACTTTTTCATTCAGGCATCTGAAAATCTCTTGTGCCTGGCAATGTTGGGTGAACCATCGGGGAATCCTTCCATCTTCGGAAACATACAGCAGCAAAACTTCCATATCCTTTACAACAATGCTCAGAACACGCTCTCTTTCAAGCCCACTAAGTGTGATTCTCTTTaa